A single window of Sphingobium sp. SCG-1 DNA harbors:
- a CDS encoding MmgE/PrpD family protein — protein sequence MTAHSCSFCSFPEKHMTAQEPLAARLARYACNLDATALPEGVLACVRQRFLDSLACVLGAYDAPPIKAAIALASTVPVSASGIFGTALRTTPDLAAFANGAMVRFLDYNDGYMGREPGHPSDSIFACLALAEMGNIPGRELMAAIVVAYEIQMRLQDAASLNKHGWDHVNYVNIAVAAAASRLLKLNVGQTEQAINLALNGHIAMRQVRSGTLSDWKGCSAANAARNAVFAAQLAGHGMTGPSPIFEGKMGFFAQLSGAFELDVEAFGNPDNGDYSILRSLTKTFPTNGELHTAVWAGINLKSQIAPGDDITAIHIETSEFNRRVLADEDKFKPKTRETADHSLPYNVACALIDGDVSLDTYTPERIADPKIAALMAVTTVSEDPALTALFPRHLANRVTVKLASGASLIDEVISGPGSLENPMTDNDFERKFRRMAAAHISDRAQRSILQFTAKLEEQKDYALLFAAMSRSSEQASQ from the coding sequence ATGACCGCCCACTCTTGTTCATTCTGCTCTTTTCCGGAGAAACATATGACGGCCCAAGAACCGCTTGCCGCGCGCCTGGCGCGTTATGCTTGCAATTTGGATGCTACGGCCCTGCCTGAGGGGGTATTGGCTTGTGTCCGCCAACGTTTTTTGGACAGCCTAGCTTGTGTGCTTGGCGCGTATGACGCTCCACCGATCAAGGCCGCTATAGCCCTTGCCAGCACGGTGCCAGTTTCGGCATCCGGAATATTCGGCACGGCACTTCGCACCACCCCAGATCTTGCCGCCTTCGCTAATGGTGCGATGGTAAGGTTTCTCGACTATAATGACGGATACATGGGCCGTGAACCAGGGCATCCCAGCGACAGCATCTTCGCCTGCCTCGCGCTTGCCGAAATGGGCAATATTCCCGGCAGGGAATTGATGGCGGCAATCGTAGTAGCATATGAAATTCAGATGCGCCTGCAGGATGCGGCAAGCCTCAACAAACACGGCTGGGATCATGTGAATTACGTGAACATCGCCGTAGCGGCTGCGGCCTCTCGTTTACTGAAATTAAATGTTGGGCAAACCGAACAGGCCATCAATCTGGCGCTTAATGGCCACATCGCGATGCGTCAGGTGAGGTCAGGCACCTTGTCGGATTGGAAAGGCTGTTCGGCGGCAAATGCTGCGCGCAATGCCGTTTTTGCGGCCCAACTCGCTGGGCACGGAATGACTGGTCCCTCCCCCATTTTCGAAGGGAAAATGGGATTCTTCGCACAATTGTCGGGGGCCTTCGAACTCGATGTAGAGGCCTTCGGCAACCCGGATAACGGGGATTATAGTATCCTGCGTTCCCTTACAAAGACCTTCCCGACGAATGGCGAACTGCACACCGCAGTCTGGGCTGGGATCAACCTGAAGTCACAGATTGCACCAGGCGATGATATCACCGCCATCCACATCGAGACGTCCGAGTTCAACCGCCGCGTCCTGGCCGATGAAGACAAGTTCAAGCCGAAGACGCGTGAAACCGCGGACCACAGCCTCCCTTACAATGTCGCCTGTGCACTCATCGATGGCGACGTTTCACTCGATACATACACTCCTGAAAGGATTGCTGACCCAAAAATCGCTGCGCTTATGGCCGTCACTACCGTGTCCGAAGATCCGGCCCTGACCGCGCTATTCCCGAGGCACTTGGCGAACCGGGTAACAGTTAAGCTAGCGTCAGGAGCGTCGCTGATCGACGAAGTGATAAGTGGGCCGGGTTCGCTTGAAAACCCGATGACCGACAACGATTTCGAACGCAAGTTCAGGCGTATGGCGGCTGCGCATATTTCCGATAGGGCGCAACGAAGCATATTGCAGTTCACAGCAAAGCTGGAAGAACAGAAGGATTATGCGCTGCTCTTCGCAGCCATGTCCCGTTCTTCCGAACAGGCATCACAATAA
- a CDS encoding CitMHS family transporter — MATIAFYLSSKRTYGNLIMPLALLGFATVATFISLIMTKRLSALVALIAIPILFGLLAGAGSNLGPMMIKGIIAVAPIALLLAFAVLYFGLMMDAGLFDPLVRRIIHSVGNDPMRISIGTAALSALVSIDGDGTTTALIVITALLPVYRSLGMNPLILATLLSLTNSLLNFVPWGGPSARVAAALKVDLVSQVFLPLLPALLITLAATFGLAWLFGRRERKRLGWTHDTMRQGAMVEIASPPERRPHMFVANLLLTLGLMVGLSLGIAPLPILMMGGFAIAATINYPRLNDQRKRIEAHASNVVMIVALIFAAGSFTGIFEGTGMLDAMARALLAGIPDEMGPYLAPVMAIVSMPLTFVMSNDAYYFGIVPVVAQAAAVHGIPPEVIARASLMGQAVHQLSPLLAPVYLACGLLGVEVGEVQRFALKYAILICLILLIAAVLTGAIPIVA; from the coding sequence GTGGCGACAATCGCTTTCTACCTTTCCTCCAAACGCACTTATGGAAATCTGATCATGCCGCTTGCATTGCTGGGTTTCGCCACTGTCGCGACCTTTATCTCACTTATCATGACCAAGCGTCTTTCAGCATTGGTGGCGCTGATTGCGATCCCGATTCTGTTTGGGCTCCTGGCCGGTGCGGGGTCCAATTTGGGACCTATGATGATCAAGGGCATCATAGCCGTCGCACCGATTGCCCTGCTGCTTGCCTTTGCGGTGCTTTATTTTGGCCTGATGATGGACGCCGGCCTGTTCGATCCACTGGTTCGACGGATTATCCATTCCGTTGGCAACGACCCGATGCGGATATCCATCGGCACGGCCGCTCTGTCGGCTTTGGTTTCGATAGATGGCGACGGTACCACGACCGCCCTGATCGTCATTACCGCCCTTCTACCAGTATATCGTTCGTTGGGCATGAATCCCTTAATCCTCGCAACCCTACTGAGCCTGACTAATTCTCTGCTGAACTTTGTCCCCTGGGGAGGCCCAAGCGCTCGAGTAGCTGCCGCACTGAAGGTCGATCTCGTCTCCCAGGTGTTCTTGCCGCTCCTGCCCGCCCTCCTCATCACGCTAGCGGCGACGTTCGGTTTGGCTTGGCTTTTTGGCCGTAGAGAAAGAAAGAGATTAGGCTGGACTCACGATACCATGCGGCAGGGTGCCATGGTCGAGATAGCGAGTCCGCCGGAACGCCGTCCGCATATGTTCGTGGCGAATCTGTTGCTCACTCTCGGACTAATGGTGGGTTTATCCTTGGGAATCGCACCGCTTCCGATCTTGATGATGGGCGGCTTCGCTATCGCTGCAACCATAAACTACCCGCGTCTGAACGACCAGCGCAAACGTATCGAAGCCCATGCCAGCAACGTCGTGATGATCGTGGCGCTTATCTTCGCGGCAGGCTCTTTCACCGGTATCTTCGAGGGGACGGGCATGCTTGATGCAATGGCCCGCGCCTTGCTTGCCGGGATTCCAGACGAGATGGGGCCTTATCTGGCCCCAGTCATGGCAATCGTCAGCATGCCGTTGACATTCGTGATGTCGAATGACGCTTATTATTTCGGCATAGTTCCCGTGGTGGCACAAGCTGCGGCCGTACACGGCATTCCACCGGAAGTGATCGCGCGCGCTTCCCTGATGGGTCAGGCAGTTCATCAGCTTAGCCCGCTACTCGCGCCAGTTTATTTGGCGTGCGGCTTGTTAGGAGTGGAGGTAGGCGAGGTTCAGCGGTTTGCGCTCAAGTATGCGATATTGATCTGCCTCATTCTGCTGATCGCGGCAGTCCTCACCGGCGCAATACCGATCGTCGCCTGA
- a CDS encoding GntR family transcriptional regulator gives MQKNNPRDHYGRDSGQRAEPATLTVLTSVRELIVTGRVPAGTRLAAEAIAKELGVSRTPVRSALAVLTAEGLVSYHINRGYAVRDITLRDILDAIEARAVLESRACGLSIDYGWTIGELESLRNMVWQGRAIVDRGEWSEEIEGVWYKLNRDFHSMVVRVSRNLAIRNAIRVCLIYPVFGDIARLCPAVAPYVPQRYRIVPTAPPEHICNSQADHEAILAAIDAEEAAVAEQSMLVHVMKSKNRLATVTTRR, from the coding sequence ATGCAAAAAAACAACCCAAGAGATCATTATGGCAGGGATTCTGGCCAGCGTGCCGAACCCGCTACACTTACGGTCCTCACGTCGGTACGTGAGTTGATTGTCACGGGCCGCGTTCCGGCTGGTACGCGGCTTGCGGCGGAAGCCATTGCCAAAGAGCTGGGCGTGTCGCGGACGCCGGTCCGCAGTGCGCTTGCCGTGCTGACAGCGGAAGGCCTCGTTTCCTACCATATCAATCGAGGTTACGCCGTGCGCGATATCACGCTGCGTGATATTCTGGATGCAATTGAAGCCCGCGCTGTGTTGGAGAGCCGTGCTTGTGGATTGTCTATAGATTATGGTTGGACAATCGGAGAACTTGAAAGTCTTCGCAACATGGTCTGGCAGGGGCGCGCGATCGTCGACCGCGGCGAATGGTCTGAAGAAATCGAAGGAGTGTGGTACAAACTTAACCGCGATTTTCACTCGATGGTAGTTCGCGTTTCGCGGAATCTTGCCATTCGCAATGCGATCCGCGTATGTCTGATCTATCCTGTTTTCGGGGACATAGCGCGGCTGTGCCCCGCCGTTGCCCCTTATGTGCCGCAGAGGTATCGAATCGTCCCGACAGCGCCTCCTGAGCACATTTGCAATTCCCAAGCAGATCACGAGGCAATCCTTGCGGCGATTGACGCGGAGGAAGCAGCAGTCGCTGAGCAATCCATGTTAGTCCATGTTATGAAATCAAAAAATAGGCTCGCTACTGTAACAACGCGCCGTTAA
- a CDS encoding TonB-dependent receptor, whose amino-acid sequence MALKSKAGLFGVAVIALAWTQVASAQEINSGTVNPQGPSNGAEGSVSSSAPQDIIVTAQRRSQSLQDVPVTVTVFGAEQIQSARIQRVEDVVTRTVGLNFDAFPASQPRLVVRGIGSSDRGAAGDPSSAVFLDDIYLGRPAAIAFDAFDIERIEVLKGPQGTLFGRNVVGGAINVITRKPDVSAVDASFETTYGNYDRFDAAGFVNMPFANNSGAIRASASYRSHDGYVRNAFLNRDVDDQETLSGRFQFLAEPIEDLRVLFTVDGTRDRATGPANHVLERDTSDPRSGLYSVYQDPDFTYGSDVGYQNRDTVGVRGEVSYDTSLATVTLLGSYRDLSYGLRYDFDGGNAVSTSPGFNRLNIGGGNDEQAELSSQEIRISSLPTSPVEWVAGFYHYNQQVDRSDIFILDSRAVAPIALTEIYNQDSSLDSIAFFGDVTVPLTDQFSVIGGARYTKDDKTYRVRNTGSRVPLRGSELFDVTTSASFDAVTWRAGLNFKPNADHLFYGMVSRGFKSGGFQETPTSALDAAAAYNPETATQYEIGQKSSFFNGRLIWNNTLFYLDYKDLQTRQADPTTGGIFTTNAGAATIKGFETQLQARLFTGFNLSAAYAYTDGTFDVYVEDGVDFAGNRISRTPRHKVSLSPSYTYELGGRTNLTIAADYRYESKIFDDNSNQPPEIRPATHFIDARVILNGIADHFSMSLWGKNLTDERTRTFQSVFLGANFGAYNEPRTYGATLRWEY is encoded by the coding sequence ATGGCATTGAAATCAAAGGCGGGTTTGTTCGGAGTGGCGGTGATCGCTCTTGCTTGGACCCAGGTCGCTTCGGCGCAAGAGATAAATTCCGGGACGGTAAATCCTCAGGGTCCGAGCAATGGCGCGGAGGGTAGCGTCAGCTCGTCAGCGCCGCAGGACATCATCGTAACTGCGCAACGGCGCAGCCAGAGCCTGCAAGATGTGCCGGTCACCGTTACTGTGTTTGGCGCGGAGCAAATCCAGAGTGCGCGGATACAGCGCGTGGAAGACGTGGTAACGCGTACCGTCGGCCTAAACTTCGATGCCTTTCCGGCCTCGCAACCTCGCTTGGTGGTGCGCGGTATCGGTTCTTCCGATCGGGGTGCTGCAGGCGATCCGAGTTCAGCCGTTTTCTTGGATGACATCTATTTGGGCAGGCCTGCTGCAATTGCTTTCGACGCATTCGACATTGAGCGCATCGAAGTTCTCAAGGGGCCGCAGGGCACACTTTTCGGGCGCAATGTGGTTGGTGGCGCCATCAACGTCATCACGCGCAAGCCGGACGTATCGGCTGTCGATGCGTCTTTTGAAACGACCTACGGCAATTATGATCGCTTCGATGCTGCTGGCTTCGTCAACATGCCGTTCGCGAACAATAGCGGTGCCATTCGGGCTAGCGCCTCTTATCGCAGCCATGATGGATATGTGCGTAATGCATTCCTGAATAGGGATGTAGACGATCAGGAAACGCTCAGTGGCCGGTTCCAATTTTTAGCCGAACCAATCGAGGATCTGAGGGTTCTCTTTACGGTCGATGGCACGCGAGATCGCGCGACTGGACCGGCCAACCACGTTCTGGAGCGTGATACGAGCGATCCGCGTTCGGGGCTTTACAGCGTCTATCAGGATCCCGATTTCACCTACGGATCGGATGTAGGCTATCAGAACCGCGATACGGTCGGTGTCCGTGGTGAGGTCAGTTATGACACGTCCCTTGCAACTGTAACTCTGCTCGGTTCTTACCGCGATCTGTCCTACGGATTGCGTTATGATTTCGACGGCGGGAATGCGGTGTCGACGTCGCCTGGGTTCAACAGGCTCAATATCGGCGGCGGCAATGACGAGCAGGCCGAGCTGAGCAGTCAGGAAATCCGTATATCCTCCCTGCCCACAAGCCCAGTGGAGTGGGTGGCTGGTTTTTACCACTATAATCAGCAGGTAGACCGGTCGGACATATTCATACTTGACTCCCGTGCGGTTGCGCCAATCGCGCTGACTGAAATCTACAACCAGGACTCGTCGCTCGACAGCATCGCGTTCTTTGGCGACGTAACGGTGCCGCTTACCGATCAGTTCTCGGTCATAGGCGGCGCGCGTTATACGAAGGATGACAAGACCTATCGCGTCCGCAACACTGGCAGTCGCGTGCCTTTGCGTGGAAGTGAATTGTTCGATGTGACCACTTCTGCGTCATTTGATGCGGTTACCTGGCGCGCAGGTCTGAACTTCAAGCCTAATGCGGATCATCTGTTTTACGGCATGGTATCACGCGGATTTAAGAGCGGCGGTTTTCAGGAGACGCCGACTTCTGCACTCGATGCAGCGGCCGCCTATAATCCAGAGACGGCAACGCAGTACGAGATCGGCCAGAAAAGCAGCTTTTTCAACGGTCGGCTGATCTGGAACAACACCTTGTTCTATCTTGACTACAAGGATCTTCAGACCCGCCAGGCTGACCCAACGACAGGGGGCATCTTCACAACCAATGCGGGTGCGGCAACGATCAAGGGCTTTGAGACCCAACTGCAAGCGCGATTGTTTACCGGATTCAATTTGTCGGCTGCCTATGCCTATACCGATGGAACGTTCGACGTATATGTCGAGGATGGCGTTGATTTTGCGGGCAATCGCATCTCCCGTACGCCAAGGCACAAAGTATCGTTATCGCCGTCCTACACCTACGAATTGGGAGGTCGGACCAATCTTACGATCGCGGCAGACTATCGTTACGAAAGCAAGATTTTCGACGACAATAGCAACCAGCCGCCCGAAATTCGCCCCGCGACGCACTTTATCGATGCGCGAGTAATATTGAACGGCATCGCAGATCATTTCTCTATGTCCCTCTGGGGTAAGAATTTGACTGATGAGCGCACGCGGACATTTCAGTCAGTGTTCCTGGGCGCCAACTTTGGCGCTTACAATGAGCCACGTACTTACGGGGCAACGCTCCGGTGGGAATACTGA
- a CDS encoding acyclic terpene utilization AtuA family protein, with protein MNDRFAEGIKVIVPCGSLGAGVREEEIAYGLARGAHAIASDAGSTDSGAAYLALGKSKNNRGAVKRDLTILMKAHAKTGIPILIGTSGQAGGDLNLEWTRDIVVEVAAELGISPKVALLHSEQDKETVKRLNAAGRIRPLPPLGALDEATIDECDHIVAVMGVEPFVAALEAGADIVLGGRTTDPAVLASYPIWKGAPWGPAWHAGKTGECGAQCAEGRDGAGVLLTVRSDGFEVEPLSDHNRCSPHSVSAHMLYENTDPYRLTEPGGIVNVTQASYVQSDQRTVKVTGSQWEPKPYTMKLEGAGGGRFQTLMLVGVQDPDVLADVDGFHDKLLAALYERTRSTIPADELGDFHISLRMYGWNAVSGRPLPEGTPPPPEIGMLFVSTAATQEVANAIAHACNPYFFHYPADMEKELPSYGFAFTPADVPRGRIYEFKLNHVVEVDDPLELVRIEWVDLGEARKSETREVAHG; from the coding sequence ATGAATGATCGTTTTGCCGAGGGTATAAAGGTTATTGTACCCTGCGGATCGCTCGGAGCGGGTGTTCGCGAAGAGGAGATTGCTTATGGCCTGGCGCGCGGTGCCCATGCCATTGCGTCCGATGCTGGATCGACTGACAGCGGCGCCGCTTATCTGGCTCTCGGCAAATCGAAGAATAATCGTGGTGCGGTCAAGCGAGATCTAACGATCTTGATGAAGGCCCATGCAAAAACCGGCATTCCGATCCTCATCGGCACTTCTGGCCAAGCCGGCGGCGACCTCAACCTCGAATGGACGCGCGACATTGTGGTTGAAGTTGCCGCTGAATTGGGAATCTCGCCCAAAGTGGCGTTGCTTCACAGCGAACAAGATAAGGAAACGGTCAAGCGTCTGAACGCGGCGGGGCGGATTCGGCCCCTCCCGCCCCTTGGCGCGCTAGACGAAGCCACGATCGATGAATGCGATCACATCGTAGCTGTCATGGGCGTTGAGCCTTTCGTCGCTGCTTTGGAAGCGGGGGCTGATATTGTGTTGGGGGGACGGACCACTGATCCGGCGGTCCTTGCATCGTATCCGATTTGGAAAGGGGCACCTTGGGGTCCAGCCTGGCATGCCGGAAAGACTGGGGAATGCGGTGCGCAATGTGCTGAAGGCCGTGATGGTGCAGGCGTGCTGCTGACCGTCAGGTCTGATGGATTTGAAGTCGAACCGCTGAGCGATCATAATCGTTGCAGCCCGCACAGCGTATCGGCGCATATGCTGTATGAAAACACCGACCCATATCGTCTTACGGAACCAGGCGGCATAGTTAATGTAACGCAGGCGAGTTACGTTCAGTCGGATCAACGCACCGTGAAGGTTACGGGATCGCAGTGGGAGCCGAAGCCCTATACGATGAAGCTTGAAGGAGCCGGTGGCGGGCGGTTTCAGACGCTTATGCTCGTCGGCGTTCAAGATCCCGACGTGTTGGCCGATGTCGATGGTTTTCACGATAAACTGCTTGCCGCGCTTTACGAGCGCACTCGTAGCACGATCCCTGCCGACGAGCTTGGCGACTTCCATATTTCCCTTCGAATGTATGGGTGGAACGCAGTATCAGGGAGGCCCCTGCCGGAAGGAACGCCTCCGCCCCCGGAAATCGGGATGCTGTTCGTCTCTACCGCGGCGACGCAGGAAGTCGCCAACGCAATTGCGCACGCCTGCAATCCGTACTTCTTCCATTATCCCGCGGATATGGAGAAGGAACTACCCAGTTACGGCTTTGCTTTCACGCCCGCCGACGTACCACGCGGACGCATCTACGAATTCAAACTGAACCATGTTGTTGAGGTGGACGATCCACTTGAACTGGTCAGGATCGAATGGGTCGATCTTGGAGAGGCGCGCAAGTCGGAAACTCGGGAGGTGGCCCATGGTTAA
- a CDS encoding DUF4387 domain-containing protein produces MVKVRDVCRHIRSKQAGPYWVTFDIFFDGPESYRKYHASTALSSDLFARLYGTNADMVKTIPVEDLCMVKISYPRATPQGGMEERDMHSGQQYVRLLDVELI; encoded by the coding sequence ATGGTTAAAGTTAGGGACGTCTGCCGTCATATAAGGTCCAAGCAGGCTGGACCGTATTGGGTTACTTTCGACATCTTTTTCGACGGGCCTGAAAGTTATCGGAAATATCACGCCAGCACTGCGCTTTCGTCGGATTTGTTCGCCCGCTTATACGGTACGAACGCCGACATGGTGAAGACAATTCCAGTAGAAGACCTTTGCATGGTGAAGATCTCCTACCCGCGCGCGACGCCACAAGGCGGAATGGAGGAACGCGATATGCATTCCGGCCAGCAATATGTGCGTCTACTCGACGTAGAACTGATCTGA
- a CDS encoding long-chain-fatty-acid--CoA ligase, whose translation MLDYAAHDYGASAALDFMGRRWTYSQLEDLSARCAFALQAMGVRPGDRVCLCLPNTPYFVIAYFAVLRVGGIVVSMNPLYTEREMNHLVTDSGSKLAFVPDLPGVVSKIAAINTLEHIIICPVDQILPAAKGLAYRVFKRSLRMPKPYSAPRMTAFAKLASNPRDFAPHDNRQEDVAVLQYTGGTTGLPKGAMLTHGSLIANCLQMAEHDRGRPATQETVMAVLPMFHVFSLTSVLNYAIHTAACIILMPRFEMKPFLQAMRRTRPERFFAVPTILTALNELPAESLPQMSQLRLCVSGGAPLPSEVRLRFEQRTGCRVVEGYGLSEASPTIACNPIVGVVKDGSAGVAFPRTSIEIRSLETGEVVGTGVNGEVCIRGPQVMKGYWNRPEETAEVLSDGLLRTGDVGHLDDEGYLFLVDRIKDLILCGGYNVYPRVIEDALYEHPDVVEAVVIGVPDAYRGEAPKAFVKLRPGAAIDSAALSNFLKDKISKIEMPKEIELRDELPKTLIGKLSKKELRAG comes from the coding sequence TTGCTGGACTATGCGGCGCATGATTATGGGGCCAGCGCCGCGCTTGATTTCATGGGGCGGCGCTGGACATATTCGCAGCTTGAGGATCTTTCGGCTCGCTGCGCATTTGCCCTGCAAGCAATGGGTGTTCGTCCGGGCGATCGCGTTTGCCTTTGCCTGCCGAACACGCCTTATTTTGTAATTGCCTATTTTGCTGTCCTGCGTGTGGGCGGCATCGTCGTTAGTATGAACCCGCTTTACACTGAGCGGGAGATGAATCATCTCGTCACGGATTCAGGCTCGAAACTGGCATTTGTTCCGGATCTGCCCGGGGTCGTCAGTAAAATTGCTGCAATCAATACATTAGAGCATATTATTATTTGCCCCGTCGACCAGATTTTGCCAGCTGCAAAGGGTCTCGCCTACAGAGTATTCAAGCGCTCGCTTCGGATGCCGAAGCCTTATTCAGCCCCGCGTATGACGGCGTTCGCAAAACTGGCCTCCAATCCACGAGATTTTGCGCCACACGACAATCGCCAGGAGGATGTGGCGGTACTTCAGTATACAGGCGGAACGACTGGGCTGCCAAAGGGCGCCATGCTGACTCATGGCAGCCTTATCGCTAACTGCCTACAGATGGCAGAACATGATCGCGGTCGGCCAGCCACGCAGGAAACGGTAATGGCCGTTTTACCGATGTTCCACGTGTTCTCTCTTACCAGCGTCCTTAATTACGCAATTCACACCGCCGCCTGCATCATATTAATGCCCCGTTTTGAAATGAAGCCGTTCCTCCAGGCGATGCGTCGCACGCGGCCCGAAAGGTTCTTTGCGGTCCCCACTATCCTCACGGCGTTGAACGAATTGCCAGCGGAGTCGCTTCCACAGATGAGTCAACTTCGTTTGTGCGTGTCGGGGGGAGCGCCGCTACCGTCGGAAGTGCGTCTTCGTTTCGAGCAGCGCACAGGCTGCAGGGTCGTTGAGGGATATGGCTTATCGGAAGCATCGCCGACGATTGCGTGCAACCCCATCGTCGGCGTGGTGAAGGATGGAAGCGCAGGCGTTGCATTCCCCCGCACATCAATAGAAATTCGTTCATTGGAAACCGGCGAAGTCGTGGGGACAGGAGTGAATGGAGAAGTTTGCATTCGCGGTCCCCAAGTGATGAAAGGATATTGGAACCGCCCTGAAGAAACGGCTGAGGTGCTTTCCGATGGCCTATTGCGGACCGGCGATGTTGGCCATCTGGACGACGAGGGTTATTTATTCCTTGTCGATCGTATCAAAGATCTTATCCTTTGCGGCGGATATAATGTTTATCCCCGAGTTATCGAAGACGCACTGTATGAACATCCCGATGTGGTGGAAGCCGTGGTGATTGGCGTCCCCGATGCGTATCGCGGTGAAGCGCCCAAAGCTTTCGTAAAGCTGCGTCCGGGAGCGGCCATCGACTCTGCTGCGCTGTCCAATTTTCTCAAGGACAAGATCAGCAAGATCGAAATGCCAAAAGAGATTGAGTTACGGGATGAGCTTCCGAAAACGCTGATAGGAAAGCTTTCGAAAAAGGAACTCCGCGCTGGCTAG
- a CDS encoding SMP-30/gluconolactonase/LRE family protein produces MLTEDPHWKLVTFTNAVVSEVPIWSPSDRSVYWADLYSPALQRTNIDTGTTSTFPVPDRLGSFGLREGGALLAMKSGIYDLDFASGSIIKRLEPPYDKNEMHFNDGRTDSAGRFIVGANQDPTDTVRGRGHYYRIDGTGLTPIISGITTANGTAFSPDGRTMYTAETRDFVIYAYDYDPETGTPTRQRVFARLPAGHFPDGAAVDSEGGYWIALIGAGVIWRFAPDGVLDRVVNTPTLFPAMVSFGGDDLSTMFLTTSRKYVAQLGEQEQAKELGVAGGIFSWQSDVRGFAEPTLSF; encoded by the coding sequence ATGTTAACAGAAGATCCACATTGGAAATTGGTGACCTTTACGAATGCCGTCGTAAGTGAAGTGCCGATTTGGTCTCCTTCAGATCGATCTGTGTATTGGGCAGATCTTTATTCGCCAGCATTGCAACGAACGAATATCGACACGGGAACGACTTCGACTTTCCCCGTGCCTGACCGGCTCGGCTCCTTCGGGTTACGTGAAGGCGGCGCTCTGCTCGCGATGAAGAGCGGGATTTATGACCTCGACTTCGCCTCGGGCAGTATCATCAAGCGACTGGAGCCGCCCTATGACAAGAATGAAATGCATTTCAACGATGGGCGGACCGACTCCGCGGGGCGCTTCATAGTCGGCGCAAATCAGGACCCAACAGATACTGTGCGCGGGCGCGGCCATTATTACCGTATAGACGGCACGGGTTTAACGCCCATCATCTCCGGAATTACGACTGCCAATGGTACGGCATTTAGCCCCGATGGCCGGACTATGTACACGGCCGAGACCCGCGATTTCGTGATTTACGCCTATGACTATGATCCTGAGACGGGTACGCCCACCCGCCAACGGGTATTCGCACGCCTTCCCGCTGGACATTTTCCTGACGGCGCAGCGGTGGACAGCGAAGGAGGCTACTGGATTGCTCTGATCGGCGCCGGGGTCATCTGGCGGTTCGCGCCGGACGGCGTACTCGACCGGGTAGTCAACACGCCCACTCTTTTTCCAGCCATGGTTTCCTTTGGCGGAGACGATCTCTCTACAATGTTCCTGACCACCTCCCGCAAATATGTGGCGCAATTAGGAGAGCAAGAACAGGCAAAGGAACTTGGCGTCGCCGGCGGCATCTTTAGCTGGCAGTCGGACGTTCGCGGCTTTGCCGAACCGACATTGAGTTTCTGA